The genomic region TCAATGCGCCGTGGCCGGACTGGACCCACCCGGATCTCGTGGCGGCCTACGGTTCCCTGGGGATCCACGAGCCCTACCGCCACCAGGTCCAGGCCGCCGAGCTGGCACATGCCGGGGAACACGTGGTGATCGCCACCGGCACGGCGTCCGGCAAGTCCCTGGCGTATCAGTTGCCCGCGCTGAACGCGATCCACCGGTCCGAGCTCAGGGTCCTGGCCGATCCCGGGAAAATCCACGACGACGGCGCTGTCACCCTCTACCTGTCCCCCACCAAGGCGCTGGCCGCCGACCAGCTGACCGCGATCCGGGCGCTGAAACTCCCCACCGTGCGGGCCGAAACCTACGACGGAGATACCGATCCCGCTTCCCGGCGGTGGATCCGGGACCATGCGAACTTCATCCTCGCCAACCCTGACATGCTGCACTTCGGCATCCTTCCGAACCACGCCTGGTGGGCCCGGTTCTTCCGGCGCCTCCGCTACGTGATCGTGGACGAGGCCCACAGCTACCGGGGCGTCTTCGGTTCCCATGTGGCAAACCTCATGCGTCGGCTGCGTCGGATCTGCGCCTACTACAGCCCCGGCGGGTCGCATCCCGGGCCTGTGTTCATCGCTGCGTCCGCCACCGCGTCCGAACCGGGGAAATCCTTTGGCAGGCTGATCGGCGCGCCGGTCCGTGCCGTGTCCGAGGACAGCTCGCCCCACGGGTCCACTACGGTCGCGTTCTGGGAGCCGGCGTTGACGGAACTCCGGGGCGAAAACGGCGCCAAGGAGCGCCGGACCGCGGTCGCCGAGACCGCCGATCTGCTGGCCAACCTGGTGTCCTCCCGCACCCGCACCATTGCCTTCATCAAGTCCAGGCGCGGGGCCGAGACGATTTCCTCCATCGCGAAGCGCCTCCTGGATGAGGTGGACCCCAGCCTGCCCCAACGCGTCGCTGCCTACCGCTCGGGCTACCTGCCGGAAGAGCGGCGGGCCTTGGAAAAGGCACTGCGCTCGGGGGAACTGCTGGGTGTCTCGAGCACGTCCGCGCTGGAGCTGGGCATCGATATTTCCGGTCTCGACGCCGTGCTGGTGGCCGGCTGGCCGGGGACCCGCGCGTCGTTGTTCCAGCAGATCGGCCGGGCGGGCCGCGCCGGCCAGGACGCGATCGCGGCCTTTGTGGCCAGCGACGACCCGCTGGACACCTACCTGGTCAACCACCCGGAGGCGATCTTCGACGTCTCGGTGGAGGCGACGGTCTTCGATCCCTCCAATCCCTATGTCCTGGGCCCGCATCTCTGTGCCGCCGCCGCCGAACTTCCGTTGGGGTTCGCCGAACTGGAGCTTTTCGGAGCCACCGCCGAGAAGCTGCTGGAGCGTCTGGTTGCGCAGGGTTACCTGCGCAAGCGTCCGGCCGGATGGTTTTGGACCCACCCGCAAAGTGCCGCCGCCATGGTGAACCTGCGGGCAGACGGCGGGGGGCCGGTGAGCATCGTGGATGCTGACACCGGTTCCTTGCTTGGCACCATGGATTCGCCGCAAACCCACTACCAGGCCCATACCGGCGCCATCTATGTTCATCAGGGCGACAGCTACGTGGTGGAGGACCTGAATGAGGACGATCACTGCGTGGTGGTGCGCCGGGCAAATCCCGACTACTACACCACAGCCCGGGACGTGACCCAGATCGAGGTCCTGGAAACGGAGCGCACCACCGAGTGGGGCGACGTGGCCGTGCATTTCGGCGATGTGAAAGTGACAACCCAGGTGGTCTCCTTCCAGCGCAAGGCGTTGATTTCCAATGAGATCCTCGGCGAAGAGCCCCTGGAACTGGGCGCCCGGGACCTGTTTACCAAGGCGGTCTGGTTTGTCATGGACAACCGTTCGCTGACCGGTGCAGGACTGATCGAAGCACAGTTCCCCGGGGCCCTGCATGCGGCCGAGCACGCGGCCATCGGCCTCCTGCCGCTCGTGGCTTCCAGCGACCGCTGGGACATCGGCGGGGTGTCCACGGCCATCCATGCCGACACCGGGGTACCCACCATTTTTGTCTACGACGGCCATCCCGGCGGGGCCGGCTTCGCCGAACGCGGCTACGACAAGGCCCGGTTGTGGCTGACCGCCACGCGGGACGCGATCAAGGCCTGCGAATGCGAGTCCGGCTGCCCGTCTTGTGTCCAGTCACCCAAGTGCGGCAACAAGAACAATCCGCTCGACAAGGGCGCTGCAGTCACCCTGATCGACGTGCTGCTCAACGACGCGAGCGAGCAGATGAACCCCGGCCACTCCGCCAAGATGGCGGCCGGATCCGGGGCAGCGGCCCCGGGAGAAACGCCCGCCCAACCGCTCCGCGCCTAGGTGCCGGGTCTGCCCCGCAGCGGCACGGCCCGGTCTGCCCCGCAGCGGCAGGTCAGCGTGGCGGCAGGGCACGCAGGCGGCGCTCCGGCTGGCTGCCGTTTCGCGGCTATATGCGTCCCGTCGGGGCACGGGCGCCCCTACCGGCTTACGGCGAGGGACCGTTCCCGGGCGCCGGAGGCGGTCCCGCTCTGGCCAGCCCGGTGGCCGCGCCGAGGAGTGGTCCGGCGCTGATCCGGGTGCGGACCTGGACTGTCGCGTCCGGGGCCTGAAAACACGCGAGGACTGTGGCGTCGTTGTGCAGCGCGACCTGCCGGGCCACGGTGCACGGTTCTCCGGACGTGATTCCCCGGGCGGCGTCCGCAGCAGCGAGGGCAGCGAGGTCGGCGGCCGCAGCCGCCCTCGATGCCGCGGCTGCCGACTGGGCCAGTAGCAGCAGCAGGGCCGCAGCCATGATGACGACCAGCCCGAGTCCCAGGGCCAGGACTGTCCCGGAGCCCCGTTCCCGGTGCCGGGAGCGGTGCGGGGCATGCGGCGAGTGCCCATGCCGGGGCGGCGACCTGTGGGCCTGCGCACCTATCGGCGAGCTCATGTGCCGCGTCCTTGGGAGCCGGTGGTTCCATCCAGGCGGGGCTGTTGTGCCGCGCCGGGCGCCTCCGAACGCACCCAGGCACTGGCGCTGAGGGTCCAAGGAATGAGCGACCCGACAGCCCC from Arthrobacter sp. NicSoilB8 harbors:
- a CDS encoding DEAD/DEAH box helicase, coding for MNPHESLIPLLGRGPDPEQLRHVRTIPARQAVNAPWPDWTHPDLVAAYGSLGIHEPYRHQVQAAELAHAGEHVVIATGTASGKSLAYQLPALNAIHRSELRVLADPGKIHDDGAVTLYLSPTKALAADQLTAIRALKLPTVRAETYDGDTDPASRRWIRDHANFILANPDMLHFGILPNHAWWARFFRRLRYVIVDEAHSYRGVFGSHVANLMRRLRRICAYYSPGGSHPGPVFIAASATASEPGKSFGRLIGAPVRAVSEDSSPHGSTTVAFWEPALTELRGENGAKERRTAVAETADLLANLVSSRTRTIAFIKSRRGAETISSIAKRLLDEVDPSLPQRVAAYRSGYLPEERRALEKALRSGELLGVSSTSALELGIDISGLDAVLVAGWPGTRASLFQQIGRAGRAGQDAIAAFVASDDPLDTYLVNHPEAIFDVSVEATVFDPSNPYVLGPHLCAAAAELPLGFAELELFGATAEKLLERLVAQGYLRKRPAGWFWTHPQSAAAMVNLRADGGGPVSIVDADTGSLLGTMDSPQTHYQAHTGAIYVHQGDSYVVEDLNEDDHCVVVRRANPDYYTTARDVTQIEVLETERTTEWGDVAVHFGDVKVTTQVVSFQRKALISNEILGEEPLELGARDLFTKAVWFVMDNRSLTGAGLIEAQFPGALHAAEHAAIGLLPLVASSDRWDIGGVSTAIHADTGVPTIFVYDGHPGGAGFAERGYDKARLWLTATRDAIKACECESGCPSCVQSPKCGNKNNPLDKGAAVTLIDVLLNDASEQMNPGHSAKMAAGSGAAAPGETPAQPLRA
- a CDS encoding Rv3654c family TadE-like protein, coding for MSSPIGAQAHRSPPRHGHSPHAPHRSRHRERGSGTVLALGLGLVVIMAAALLLLLAQSAAAASRAAAAADLAALAAADAARGITSGEPCTVARQVALHNDATVLACFQAPDATVQVRTRISAGPLLGAATGLARAGPPPAPGNGPSP